In Enterobacter sp. 638, a single window of DNA contains:
- the tsr gene encoding methyl-accepting chemotaxis protein, protein MLNRIKIVTSLLLVLAIFGLLQLTSGGLFFNALKHDKENFTVLQTIRQQQSTLNGSWVALLQTRNTLNRAGIRYMMDQSNIGSGATVNDLMQIASTSLKQAEKNWADYEALPRDPRQSDAAAQEIKRNYDIYHGALAELIQLLGAGKINDFFDQPTQSYQDGFEKEYVNYLQQNDHLYETAVADSNSSYTQAIWVLISVLIAVLVVIVSVWLGIKQSLISPLNRLIDSIRHIASGDLVKRIDVEGTNEMGQLADTLRHMQSELVSTVGDVRNGANAIYSGASEISVGNNDLSSRTEQQAASLEETAASMEQLTATVKQNAENARQASNLALSASETAQKGGKVVDNVVQTMRDIAGSSQKIADIISVIDGIAFQTNILALNAAVEAARAGEQGRGFAVVAGEVRNLAQRSAQAAREIKSLIEDSVGRVELGSTLVESAGETMGEIVNAVTRVTDIMGEIASASDEQSRGIDQVGLAVAEMDRVTQQNASLVEESAAAAAALEEQASRLTQAVAVFRIQQEQVKSREQTGLKTPATSVKARKAAATTSGENWETF, encoded by the coding sequence ATGTTAAATCGTATCAAGATTGTCACCAGCTTGTTGCTGGTCTTGGCTATATTCGGCCTTTTACAACTGACATCCGGTGGTCTTTTCTTTAATGCCCTGAAGCATGACAAAGAAAACTTCACTGTTCTTCAAACTATTCGCCAGCAACAGTCCACGCTTAACGGCAGCTGGGTTGCGTTGCTGCAAACACGTAATACCCTGAACCGCGCGGGTATCCGTTACATGATGGATCAGAGCAATATCGGTAGCGGTGCAACCGTGAACGATCTGATGCAGATTGCGTCGACTTCCCTGAAGCAGGCGGAAAAAAACTGGGCCGACTACGAAGCCCTGCCGCGCGATCCACGTCAGAGCGATGCTGCAGCTCAGGAAATTAAGCGTAACTACGATATTTATCACGGTGCGCTGGCTGAGCTTATCCAGCTACTGGGTGCTGGTAAAATCAATGACTTCTTCGATCAACCGACTCAGAGCTATCAGGACGGTTTCGAAAAAGAATATGTGAATTATCTGCAGCAGAATGACCATCTCTACGAAACCGCCGTCGCCGACAGCAACAGCTCTTACACTCAGGCTATCTGGGTGCTGATTAGCGTGCTGATCGCCGTGCTGGTGGTGATTGTTAGCGTCTGGCTGGGCATCAAGCAGTCTCTAATTTCTCCGCTGAACCGTCTGATCGACAGCATTCGTCATATCGCCAGCGGCGATTTGGTGAAGCGTATTGATGTCGAAGGCACTAACGAAATGGGACAGCTGGCTGACACTCTGCGTCATATGCAGAGTGAGCTGGTGAGTACTGTGGGTGATGTGCGTAACGGCGCGAATGCGATCTACAGCGGCGCGAGCGAAATCTCCGTCGGTAACAACGATCTCTCTTCCCGTACCGAGCAGCAGGCTGCTTCTCTGGAAGAGACCGCTGCCAGTATGGAACAGCTAACTGCTACCGTGAAGCAGAACGCCGAAAACGCCCGTCAGGCGAGCAATCTGGCGCTGAGCGCGTCCGAGACCGCGCAGAAAGGCGGAAAAGTGGTGGATAACGTGGTGCAAACCATGCGTGACATCGCTGGCAGTTCGCAGAAGATTGCTGACATTATCAGCGTAATCGACGGAATTGCTTTCCAGACCAACATTCTGGCACTGAACGCTGCGGTTGAAGCGGCGCGTGCGGGTGAACAGGGTCGTGGGTTTGCGGTGGTGGCTGGCGAAGTGCGTAATCTGGCGCAGCGTAGCGCCCAGGCAGCCCGTGAAATTAAGAGCCTCATCGAAGATTCAGTTGGTCGCGTTGAGCTGGGTTCTACGCTGGTAGAAAGCGCCGGTGAAACGATGGGTGAAATCGTGAATGCGGTAACCCGCGTGACCGATATCATGGGCGAAATCGCCTCTGCCTCTGATGAGCAGAGCCGCGGTATCGACCAGGTGGGTCTGGCCGTTGCCGAGATGGACCGTGTGACTCAGCAGAACGCCTCGCTGGTGGAAGAATCTGCGGCTGCAGCGGCAGCACTGGAAGAGCAGGCGAGTCGTCTGACGCAGGCGGTTGCGGTGTTCCGTATTCAGCAGGAACAGGTGAAATCGCGTGAACAGACCGGTCTTAAAACGCCCGCTACCTCAGTGAAAGCACGTAAAGCTGCGGCAACCACGTCCGGTGAAAACTGGGAAACCTTCTGA
- the opgB gene encoding phosphatidylglycerol--membrane-oligosaccharide glycerophosphotransferase, with amino-acid sequence MSEFISLTLFLASIGIYAWKAGRNTWWFVATLLVLGIFIVLNITLYASDYFTGDGINDAVLYTLTNSLTGAGVSKYILPGVGVALALVAVFGTLGWVLRRRRHHPHHVGYSLLALMLALGSVDASPAFHQVTELVKSQSRDGDPDFTAYYKEPAKSIPNPKLNLVYIYGESLERTYFDNDAFPNLTPDLGALKNEGLDFSHTAQLPGTDYTIAGMVASQCGIPLFAPFEGNASASMSSFFPQNICLGDILKNSGYENYFMQGANLRFAGKDVFLKSHGFEHLYGAEELKTTVADPAYRNDWGFYDDTVLDETWKKFEELSQSGKRFSLFALTVDTHHPDGFISRTCQRKSYAINGKANQSFSAVTCSQEHIAAFINKIKASPYFKNTVVVVSSDHLAMKNTAWDALNKQDRSNLFFVLRGDQPQQDLIATKRNTMDNGATVLDILGGDNFIGLGRSTLSGQSLSEVFLNMKEKILAWKPDVIRLWNFPKEMKAFTIDQQKNMIAFSGSQFRLPLLLRVSDNRVEPLPESEYSAPLRFQLADFAPRDNFVWVDRCYKMGQLWSQPLSLSTDWCVSQGQLGGQQTVQHVDKDQWKGKTAFKDTVIDTDRYKRNVDLLKVVDNDIRYKADSFVFNVAGAPEEVKQFSGISRPESWGRWSNAQLGEEVKIEYAEPLPEKFDLVITAKAFGPNANKPIPVRIGDTEQMLTLGNEVTTTTLHFDNPSRSRTVVIVPPEPQSTNEGNILGHSPRKLGIGMVEIKVVRSDG; translated from the coding sequence TTGTCAGAGTTTATATCCCTTACCCTTTTCCTGGCTTCCATTGGCATTTATGCGTGGAAAGCGGGTCGCAATACCTGGTGGTTTGTTGCCACGCTTCTGGTATTGGGCATTTTTATTGTTTTGAACATTACCCTGTACGCCAGCGATTACTTTACCGGTGATGGTATTAATGACGCCGTACTTTATACCCTCACCAACAGCCTGACGGGCGCAGGTGTGAGTAAGTACATACTTCCGGGTGTAGGTGTTGCTCTGGCGCTGGTTGCGGTGTTTGGGACGCTGGGTTGGGTCCTTCGCCGTCGCCGTCACCATCCGCACCATGTGGGTTACAGTCTGCTGGCATTGATGCTGGCGCTTGGGTCGGTCGATGCCAGCCCGGCGTTTCATCAGGTGACCGAGTTGGTAAAATCCCAGTCGCGCGATGGCGACCCGGATTTCACGGCCTATTACAAAGAGCCCGCTAAATCTATTCCCAATCCAAAACTCAACCTGGTTTACATCTACGGCGAAAGCCTTGAGCGCACCTATTTTGATAACGATGCGTTCCCAAACCTGACGCCAGATCTCGGTGCACTTAAAAACGAAGGGCTGGATTTCAGCCATACCGCGCAACTGCCTGGCACGGATTACACGATTGCCGGCATGGTCGCGTCCCAGTGCGGCATTCCGCTGTTTGCGCCCTTCGAAGGCAACGCCTCCGCTTCGATGTCGAGTTTCTTCCCGCAGAATATTTGCCTGGGCGATATTCTGAAAAACTCCGGCTACGAAAACTACTTTATGCAGGGCGCAAATCTGCGTTTCGCTGGCAAAGACGTGTTCCTGAAATCCCACGGGTTCGAGCACCTGTACGGCGCTGAAGAGTTAAAAACCACCGTCGCCGACCCCGCTTATCGCAATGACTGGGGGTTCTACGACGACACGGTGCTGGACGAAACCTGGAAAAAATTTGAAGAGCTGTCTCAATCCGGCAAGCGCTTTTCTCTGTTTGCGTTGACGGTCGACACGCACCATCCGGACGGTTTTATTTCGCGCACCTGCCAGCGTAAAAGTTACGCAATCAATGGAAAAGCAAATCAGTCATTCAGCGCCGTCACCTGTAGCCAGGAACATATCGCCGCCTTTATCAATAAAATCAAAGCGTCACCGTACTTTAAAAATACGGTCGTCGTGGTCTCTTCCGACCATCTGGCGATGAAAAACACCGCATGGGATGCGCTGAACAAACAGGATCGCAGCAATTTATTCTTCGTCTTGCGCGGCGATCAGCCTCAGCAGGATTTGATTGCCACCAAGCGGAATACCATGGATAACGGCGCCACCGTGCTGGATATCCTGGGCGGTGACAACTTTATCGGGCTGGGGCGCAGTACCCTGTCGGGGCAGTCGCTGTCAGAAGTGTTCCTGAACATGAAAGAAAAAATTCTGGCGTGGAAGCCGGACGTCATCCGCCTGTGGAATTTCCCGAAAGAGATGAAAGCGTTCACCATCGACCAGCAGAAAAACATGATTGCGTTTTCAGGCAGCCAGTTCCGTCTGCCGCTGCTGCTGCGCGTCTCCGACAACCGCGTCGAACCGCTGCCAGAGAGCGAATATTCTGCTCCGCTGCGCTTCCAGCTCGCTGATTTCGCCCCAAGGGATAACTTCGTCTGGGTCGATCGCTGCTACAAAATGGGTCAGCTCTGGTCACAGCCGCTGTCCCTCTCGACGGACTGGTGTGTATCCCAGGGTCAGTTAGGTGGCCAGCAGACGGTGCAGCATGTCGATAAAGATCAGTGGAAAGGCAAAACGGCGTTTAAAGATACGGTGATCGATACCGATCGCTACAAACGTAACGTCGATCTGCTCAAAGTGGTTGATAACGACATTCGCTACAAAGCGGACAGCTTCGTGTTTAACGTGGCCGGTGCGCCAGAAGAAGTGAAGCAGTTCAGCGGGATTTCTCGCCCTGAGTCGTGGGGGCGCTGGTCAAACGCTCAGCTTGGCGAAGAAGTCAAAATCGAATATGCCGAGCCGCTGCCCGAGAAATTCGATCTGGTGATCACCGCGAAAGCGTTTGGTCCAAACGCCAATAAACCCATTCCGGTACGTATTGGCGATACAGAACAGATGCTGACGCTTGGCAATGAGGTCACCACCACCACGCTGCATTTCGATAACCCGTCGCGCAGTCGTACCGTCGTGATTGTGCCGCCGGAACCGCAATCGACTAACGAAGGCAACATCCTCGGGCATTCACCGCGTAAACTGGGTATTGGGATGGTCGAAATAAAAGTGGTCCGGAGCGACGGCTAG
- a CDS encoding DUF2501 domain-containing protein has translation MKKNLLLSTALGVVLLTGAAQAASWQDSLSSAANELTKGSGSETGGLSASSLTSLLGNSNQSLSAGTMNNAAGILGYCAKEKLASVTDTQNIKNQVLGKLGMDTQEQKQDTNYMDGIQGLLNAQNGEQLNLSTLGDSALAKKVKTKACDLVLKQGVNFLS, from the coding sequence ATGAAAAAAAATCTTCTTCTCAGCACTGCTCTCGGCGTCGTTCTGCTCACTGGCGCAGCGCAAGCCGCCTCATGGCAGGACTCTTTATCCAGCGCAGCCAACGAGCTCACCAAAGGCAGCGGCTCTGAAACTGGTGGCCTTTCGGCGTCATCCCTGACCAGCCTGTTAGGTAACAGCAATCAGAGCCTGAGCGCAGGCACCATGAACAATGCGGCGGGTATTCTCGGCTATTGTGCAAAAGAGAAACTGGCATCGGTGACGGATACCCAGAACATCAAAAACCAGGTTCTGGGCAAACTGGGCATGGATACGCAAGAACAGAAACAAGACACGAACTACATGGATGGAATCCAGGGCCTGCTCAATGCGCAGAACGGCGAGCAGCTGAATCTGAGCACCTTGGGTGACTCCGCGCTGGCGAAAAAGGTGAAAACCAAAGCCTGCGATCTGGTGCTAAAACAAGGCGTTAATTTCCTCTCCTGA
- the dnaC gene encoding DNA replication protein DnaC, whose product MKNVGELMKRLQKMMPANVKPAFTTGEELLAWQKEQGEIRAAALARENRAMKMQRTFNRSGIRPLHQNCSFDNYKVESQGQMNALNLSRQYVDEFDGNIASFIFCGKPGTGKNHLAAAICNELLLRGKSVLIITVADIMSAMKDTFTNRETTEEQLLNDLSNVDLLVIDEIGVQTESRYEKVIINQIVDRRSSSKRPTGMLTNHNIDEMTRLLGERVMDRMKLGNSLYVIFDWESFRSRVTGKEY is encoded by the coding sequence ATGAAAAATGTCGGCGAGCTAATGAAGCGTCTGCAAAAAATGATGCCAGCCAATGTGAAGCCCGCCTTTACCACCGGCGAAGAGCTCCTGGCATGGCAGAAAGAACAGGGTGAGATCCGCGCTGCTGCACTGGCCCGCGAAAACCGCGCGATGAAAATGCAGCGAACGTTTAACCGCTCCGGTATACGTCCGCTCCATCAGAACTGTTCCTTCGATAATTACAAAGTGGAATCCCAGGGGCAAATGAACGCCCTGAACTTGTCGCGTCAGTATGTGGACGAGTTCGACGGCAACATCGCCAGCTTTATCTTTTGTGGTAAGCCTGGCACCGGCAAAAACCATCTCGCGGCGGCAATTTGTAACGAACTGCTGCTGCGCGGTAAATCGGTGCTGATCATCACCGTCGCCGACATTATGTCGGCCATGAAAGATACCTTCACCAATCGCGAAACCACAGAAGAACAACTGCTTAACGATTTAAGCAATGTCGACTTATTGGTCATTGATGAAATCGGCGTTCAAACGGAATCCCGCTATGAGAAAGTGATCATTAATCAGATCGTCGATCGCCGCTCTTCATCCAAGCGCCCTACCGGCATGCTGACCAACCACAATATCGACGAAATGACCCGCCTGTTGGGCGAGCGTGTGATGGATCGCATGAAGCTCGGCAACAGCCTGTACGTGATTTTTGACTGGGAAAGCTTCCGCAGCCGCGTAACGGGCAAAGAGTATTAA
- the dnaT gene encoding primosomal protein DnaT, translating into MSSRILTTSVAGIDAFMRDPRGVLNNAEGGTIAVFADNAPAFYAITPDRLAQLLEIEARLSRPASDVALDTQFFEEPASAPVAIPMGKFAMYAGWQPDADFQRLAGLWGIALAQPVTPEELAAFVTYWQAEGKVFHHVQWQQKLARSVQMNRASNGGQPKRDINAFSQPDSQIPHGFRGAK; encoded by the coding sequence ATGTCCTCCAGAATTTTGACCACCAGCGTCGCTGGAATTGATGCCTTTATGCGCGATCCCCGCGGCGTACTGAATAACGCCGAAGGCGGCACAATCGCCGTATTTGCCGACAATGCGCCGGCTTTTTATGCGATCACGCCCGATCGTCTGGCCCAGCTTTTGGAAATCGAAGCGCGCCTGTCGCGCCCAGCGAGCGACGTCGCTCTGGATACACAATTCTTCGAAGAACCCGCCAGTGCGCCCGTCGCGATCCCTATGGGGAAATTCGCCATGTACGCAGGCTGGCAGCCCGATGCTGATTTCCAGCGGCTGGCAGGTCTGTGGGGCATCGCGCTCGCGCAGCCCGTGACGCCAGAAGAATTAGCCGCATTCGTGACTTATTGGCAGGCAGAAGGCAAAGTGTTTCACCATGTACAGTGGCAGCAAAAGTTAGCCCGCAGCGTGCAGATGAATCGCGCCAGTAACGGCGGGCAGCCAAAACGCGATATCAATGCCTTTTCCCAGCCGGATTCACAGATCCCACACGGATTCCGAGGTGCTAAATGA
- a CDS encoding organic hydroperoxide resistance protein → MSLEKVVYTAKAKATGGRDGRATSSDGVLDVKLGVPKEMGGMGGEVTNPEQLFAAGYSACFLGAMKFVSNRDKIALPKDAFIEGEVGIGPLPTGFGIEAKLNIHVEGMDPAEAKKLVDAAHIVCPYSNATRGNIDVTLNIIA, encoded by the coding sequence ATGTCTTTAGAAAAAGTTGTTTATACCGCCAAAGCCAAAGCCACCGGAGGCCGTGATGGCCGTGCGACCTCTTCTGACGGCGTACTGGACGTTAAGCTGGGCGTACCAAAAGAGATGGGCGGCATGGGGGGTGAAGTCACTAACCCAGAGCAGCTGTTTGCTGCGGGCTACTCTGCCTGCTTCCTGGGCGCAATGAAGTTCGTCTCTAACCGTGACAAAATTGCCCTGCCAAAAGATGCCTTTATCGAAGGCGAAGTGGGTATCGGGCCACTGCCAACTGGTTTTGGTATCGAAGCCAAACTGAATATTCACGTTGAAGGTATGGATCCTGCAGAAGCCAAAAAACTGGTTGATGCGGCACACATCGTTTGCCCTTACTCCAACGCGACCCGTGGCAATATCGATGTCACACTGAATATTATCGCGTAA
- a CDS encoding MarR family transcriptional regulator has translation MNTKKTDTTAALLLDNQLCFALYSANLALNKLYRQLLAPLNLTYPQYLVMMILWEQDDITVSEIGERLFLDSATLTPLLKRLESAGLIVRQRSRQDERQVAVTLSDDGRALQQQAQDIPQAVGCAAQCDTETLVALKQQLEQLRQQLHRA, from the coding sequence ATGAACACGAAAAAGACCGACACCACCGCTGCGCTGTTGCTGGATAACCAGCTCTGTTTTGCCCTTTACTCGGCAAACCTGGCGCTCAATAAGCTGTACCGGCAACTGCTGGCACCGCTTAACCTGACCTACCCCCAGTATCTTGTGATGATGATTTTGTGGGAGCAGGATGACATCACGGTGTCGGAAATTGGCGAACGTCTGTTTCTGGATTCCGCAACGCTTACCCCGCTGCTGAAGCGACTGGAAAGCGCCGGTTTGATTGTACGCCAGCGTTCACGTCAGGATGAACGTCAGGTCGCCGTCACGCTGAGTGATGACGGCCGCGCGCTGCAACAGCAGGCGCAGGATATTCCTCAGGCTGTTGGCTGCGCCGCGCAATGCGATACCGAAACCTTGGTCGCACTAAAGCAACAGCTTGAGCAACTGCGCCAGCAACTCCATCGCGCCTGA
- a CDS encoding TetR family transcriptional regulator translates to MANPGSEFPDHNDDSSLKDKIFQSAIALFAEYGLNGARMEQIAEKAGTTKRMVVYHYKTKENLYLLALEYVYTQIRASEKQLSLAVLPPVEALVHLVEATFDYHADHPDYIRIICMENMQRGRFMQQSNYLRQVNRSALDLLEAILCRGKEKQLFNQTVDARDLHRLISSFSFHYVANSYTFTLLFEDGADEQAQRQHYRKMAVQVALRYTCP, encoded by the coding sequence GTGGCTAACCCTGGCAGCGAATTCCCCGATCACAATGACGATTCCAGTTTGAAGGACAAAATTTTTCAAAGCGCGATCGCCCTGTTTGCTGAATACGGGCTGAACGGCGCACGCATGGAACAAATTGCCGAGAAAGCCGGTACCACTAAGCGCATGGTGGTCTATCACTATAAAACCAAAGAAAACCTGTACCTTTTGGCGCTCGAATACGTTTATACCCAGATACGCGCCAGCGAAAAACAGCTCAGTCTGGCTGTCTTACCGCCGGTTGAAGCGCTGGTGCATTTGGTAGAAGCGACATTTGATTATCATGCCGACCACCCCGATTACATCCGAATTATTTGCATGGAGAATATGCAGCGCGGCCGCTTCATGCAGCAGTCCAACTATTTGCGTCAGGTCAACCGCAGCGCGCTGGATTTACTCGAAGCGATCCTGTGTCGTGGAAAAGAAAAACAGCTTTTTAATCAAACCGTTGATGCCCGTGATTTACACCGCCTGATCAGCAGTTTCAGCTTTCACTACGTCGCCAACAGTTACACATTCACGCTGCTGTTTGAAGACGGCGCAGATGAGCAGGCGCAACGTCAGCACTATCGCAAAATGGCCGTTCAGGTCGCATTGCGTTACACCTGCCCATAA
- a CDS encoding threonine/serine exporter gives MGIIEFLLALAQDMALSAIPAVGFAMVFNVPHRALRWCALLGAIGHGSRMVMMTAGFNIEWSTFMASMLVGCIGIQWSRWYLAHPKVFTVAAVIPMFPGISAYTAMISAVKISHFGYSEPQMILLLSNFLKASSIVGALSIGLSIPGLWLYRKRPRV, from the coding sequence ATGGGCATAATCGAGTTTCTGTTAGCCTTGGCACAAGACATGGCTCTGTCCGCCATTCCCGCCGTGGGGTTTGCCATGGTCTTCAACGTGCCGCATCGCGCCCTTCGCTGGTGTGCATTGTTAGGTGCCATCGGCCACGGGTCGCGGATGGTGATGATGACCGCCGGGTTTAACATTGAATGGTCAACGTTCATGGCTTCTATGCTGGTCGGCTGCATCGGTATTCAGTGGTCACGCTGGTATCTGGCGCATCCAAAAGTCTTCACCGTTGCCGCGGTGATCCCCATGTTCCCCGGTATTTCGGCTTATACCGCGATGATCTCGGCGGTAAAAATTAGCCATTTTGGCTACAGCGAACCGCAAATGATTCTTCTGCTGAGCAACTTCCTGAAAGCCTCATCAATCGTCGGCGCGCTCTCCATTGGCCTGTCGATACCCGGTTTGTGGCTGTACCGTAAACGTCCACGCGTTTGA
- a CDS encoding threonine/serine exporter ThrE family protein — protein sequence MQADQSSQRAVTRLCIQCGLFLLQHGAESALVEELSTRLGLALGMDSVESSISSNAIVLTTIKDGQCLTSTRKNQDRGINMHVVTEVQHIVIMAEHKLLDLNTVEKRFHQIKPLRYPRWLVVVMVGLSCACFCKLNNGGWDGAVVTFFASAIAMYVRQLLTQRHMHPQINFCIAAFVATTVSGLLLRLPTFANTPTVAMAASVLLLVPGFPLINSVADMFKGHINTGLARWAIASLLTLATCIGVVMAMTLWGLRGWA from the coding sequence ATGCAGGCAGATCAGTCGTCACAACGCGCCGTCACGCGGCTTTGTATTCAGTGCGGTCTCTTTCTATTGCAACATGGCGCGGAAAGCGCGCTGGTCGAAGAACTCTCCACACGGCTGGGACTCGCGCTCGGAATGGACAGCGTCGAGAGCTCCATCTCTTCAAATGCTATTGTGCTAACAACCATAAAAGATGGGCAGTGCCTCACCTCAACGCGTAAAAACCAGGACCGTGGCATTAACATGCACGTGGTGACGGAAGTTCAGCACATCGTGATCATGGCTGAGCATAAGCTGCTGGACCTGAATACGGTCGAAAAACGTTTTCATCAGATCAAACCCCTGCGTTATCCGCGCTGGTTAGTGGTCGTGATGGTGGGCCTTTCCTGCGCCTGCTTTTGCAAACTCAATAATGGCGGCTGGGACGGCGCAGTCGTGACATTTTTCGCCAGCGCTATCGCGATGTATGTTCGCCAGCTTCTCACCCAGCGGCATATGCATCCGCAGATCAACTTTTGTATCGCCGCGTTTGTCGCCACAACTGTCTCCGGTTTACTGTTGCGCCTGCCCACGTTTGCCAACACACCCACCGTCGCGATGGCGGCCAGCGTGCTGCTCCTGGTACCAGGATTCCCGTTAATTAACTCCGTTGCAGACATGTTCAAAGGGCATATCAATACGGGCCTGGCGCGCTGGGCGATTGCCAGTTTACTGACCCTTGCCACCTGCATTGGCGTGGTGATGGCAATGACGCTGTGGGGGCTGCGCGGATGGGCATAA
- a CDS encoding response regulator transcription factor: MSSLKGKFAIVISKIPMVQMGLGCMMARHFPEYEATYCRTQDELTSLQVKRAAVVIADISGEYFNPRGALEQYYLLMSQYKDIHWIFLISRPLYPLAIELLMCPQSTLLSDMGPVEGVINALCAGSERAERVSQALLLPEPQAFDNELTRAVTLTLSERQVLRLLGKGWGINQIASLLNKSNKTISAQKNSAMRRLSLHGNAEMYSWINSSQGMRELNLISAYGEPKEWKQISQEDTLQS, encoded by the coding sequence ATGTCATCGTTGAAGGGCAAGTTTGCAATTGTTATTAGTAAAATTCCCATGGTGCAAATGGGGTTGGGATGCATGATGGCAAGGCATTTTCCTGAATATGAAGCGACATATTGTCGAACTCAGGATGAACTGACAAGCTTGCAGGTTAAAAGAGCGGCCGTCGTCATTGCCGATATCTCAGGCGAATACTTTAATCCTCGTGGTGCGCTTGAACAATATTATTTATTAATGAGTCAGTATAAGGACATTCACTGGATATTTTTAATCTCTCGACCTCTGTACCCCTTGGCGATTGAGTTGTTGATGTGTCCGCAGAGCACGCTCCTCTCGGATATGGGGCCGGTTGAAGGAGTGATTAACGCCCTCTGTGCGGGGAGTGAGCGTGCTGAAAGGGTAAGTCAGGCTTTATTACTTCCAGAGCCACAGGCGTTTGATAACGAGCTTACGCGTGCCGTGACGTTGACGCTTTCTGAGCGTCAGGTATTACGTCTTCTGGGTAAAGGTTGGGGTATTAATCAAATTGCGTCCTTATTAAATAAAAGTAACAAGACGATCAGTGCTCAGAAAAATAGTGCGATGCGCCGGTTATCGTTGCACGGTAATGCTGAAATGTACTCATGGATCAACAGTTCACAAGGAATGAGAGAGTTAAACTTAATTTCAGCCTATGGAGAACCAAAGGAATGGAAACAAATATCGCAAGAAGACACATTGCAGTCATAG
- the bglJ gene encoding DNA-binding transcriptional activator BglJ: MSAIGLEHFFTTVSFRPYQLHLFKNFDSFNTALTYIPFFSVIYSLSDAREERRNCLAYMRELAFKHGAIQRIILASDEVEARLIGQLSPSRLHGIISKSSSLVDLRRQLITLLSETGQVNSNAFTHWHGCHTRMLSPTERTVLRYMSSGLSIPEIAEQLERNIKTIRAHKYNAMLKLGVNSDVGLLDAADILRNLPMVKPRFALWVAPFYS; this comes from the coding sequence ATGAGTGCTATTGGTCTGGAACATTTTTTTACGACGGTTTCATTTCGGCCATATCAGTTGCATCTGTTTAAGAATTTCGACAGTTTTAATACTGCTCTTACGTATATTCCTTTTTTTTCGGTTATCTATTCGCTGTCAGACGCCCGCGAAGAGCGACGGAATTGTCTGGCTTATATGCGCGAGCTTGCGTTTAAACATGGCGCGATACAGCGCATTATCCTGGCGAGCGATGAGGTTGAGGCGAGATTGATCGGCCAGCTTTCACCTTCTCGTCTTCACGGCATTATTAGCAAGTCTTCGTCACTGGTCGATCTGCGAAGGCAGCTAATCACTCTGCTGAGTGAAACGGGACAGGTGAACAGCAATGCGTTTACCCACTGGCATGGTTGCCATACCCGGATGTTAAGTCCAACGGAACGAACGGTTTTGCGATACATGTCGTCGGGTCTTTCCATACCCGAAATTGCGGAACAGCTAGAGCGCAATATCAAAACCATCCGTGCGCACAAATACAACGCGATGCTGAAACTGGGCGTGAATTCTGACGTTGGGCTTCTTGATGCGGCGGACATTCTCAGGAATCTGCCAATGGTTAAGCCACGGTTCGCCTTGTGGGTTGCACCATTTTACTCATAG
- a CDS encoding YbaK/EbsC family protein, with protein MSLQSVQQFFADNAPDIDVIELSQSTATVALAAAAHHVEPGQIAKTLSLKVKNEVILVVAKGDARLDNKKLKDTFGAKARMLSSDEVVTLTGHPVGGVCPFGLENPLSVFCDISLKQYDEVLPAAGSIRSAVRIKPERMAELTSAKWVDVCI; from the coding sequence ATGAGTTTGCAGTCCGTACAGCAATTTTTTGCTGACAATGCCCCAGATATTGATGTCATTGAGTTGAGTCAGAGCACGGCCACCGTTGCGTTGGCAGCCGCCGCCCATCACGTTGAACCGGGTCAAATCGCCAAGACGTTATCGCTCAAAGTTAAAAATGAGGTGATTCTGGTCGTGGCGAAAGGCGATGCACGCCTGGATAACAAAAAGCTGAAAGACACTTTTGGCGCAAAAGCGCGAATGCTCAGCAGCGATGAAGTGGTGACATTAACCGGGCACCCTGTTGGGGGAGTCTGTCCCTTTGGGCTAGAAAATCCTCTGTCCGTTTTTTGTGACATCTCGCTCAAGCAATACGACGAAGTCCTGCCCGCTGCCGGGTCAATCCGCAGTGCCGTGCGCATTAAGCCTGAACGAATGGCCGAACTCACATCGGCTAAATGGGTTGATGTTTGCATTTGA